AAGGTCTGCATCACTCCCATTAGTTCTTTAGATGCGAGCAGGCATCTGATCCTGaaagcttttctctttccccagccgtgtgctgggctgcagcaagagaagtgaggccagcagggcaagggaggggattcttccccttcagtctgctctcctcagacctcacctggagcattgtgtacagttctggagcccctcacacaagaaggacatggaactgttggagccagtccagaggagggccacaaagatgatcagcagctggagcagctctgctatgaggtcaggctacaagagttggggctctacagcctggagaagagagtgcttcaaggagaccttggagtggccttctggTATCTCAAGGGGGctagagaagggctggggagggactactgagaagGTCTGGAAACGACAGGACAAGTAGTAATGGGTGtaaactggcaaaggggagattcaaagtagatgttaggaagttctttgcagtgagggtggtgagacactggcacaggttgcccagggaggttcttggatcacattcggtgcttctgtgctccacaacctccctggaggtgttcaaggccaggttggatgaggccttgagcaacctgttctagtgggaggtgtccctgcctatggcagggagctggaaccggatgatccttgaggtcccttccaacctaaaccattctatgattctatgttctagcAAAATGCagtctcctcctccacctcttagACATTTACTGCACTACACTGACAAATTCTGGGGGCTTAGTACTGCTCTGTATGGGTGCAcaagcagcctgctgccaggctgtaAATGCTACATGAGTACAGCTCTGTACATGGGTGCATAAGCAGCTAACTGTCAGGCTGTAAATGCTACACGAGTAGTGCTCTGTGCATGGGTGCacaagcagctgccaggctgtaAATGCTACACGAGTAGTGCTCTGTATGGGTGCacaagcagctgccaggctgtaAATGCTACACGAGTAGTGCTCTGTATGGGTGCacaagcagctgccaggctgtaAATGCTACACGAGTAGTGCTCTGTATGGGTGCAcaagcagcctgctctcaggctgTAAATGCTACACGAGTAGTGCTCTGTATGGGTGCAcaagcagcctgctctcaggctgTAAATGCTACACGAGTAGTGCTCTGTATGGGTGCacaagcagctgccaggctgtaAATGGTACACGAGTAGTGCTCTGTATGGGTGCACAAGCAGCCTGCAGTCGGGCTGCAAATGCTACACGAGTAGTGCTCTGTATGGGTGTACAAGCAGCCTGCTGTCAGGCTGTAAATGCTACACGAGTAGTGCTCTGTGCATGGGTGCACAAGCAGCCTGCTGTCAGGCTGTAAATGCTACACGAGTAGTGCTCTGTGCATGGGTGCAcaagcagcctgctctcaggctgTAAATGCTACCATGAGTACTGCTCTGTATGGGTGCACAAGCAGCCTGCAGTCGGGCTGCAAATGCTACCACGGTGCAGCTGTGCTCTCCAAAAAGGCAGCACCAAGCCGCACACATCTGTCAGCCTCTGCATTTACCAAGCTACCTACAACTGGCACACACATGCCTTCCACTTGCATCTCAGtgccagcacacacagaggcGTCAAACTTTTAAGCTACACACATGGTGGGCACAGGCACATTTCTCCAGCTGGTGGCTTCTGGCAGATGGCCGAAGCAGACGCCCTAAGGGCTTTACAAACCACGCTGCGAGGGTGAGCAGCTCCGGCAGGCCAGGCGAGAGGCCTCGTCCCTGCATATTCGCATGCCAACCTTAGGCCACTGCGCCACTGGACGCAGCAAGGATGTGAGTGAGCAGCGGCAGGGAGCGAGGCCGCAGGCTGCAgcggcacagagcacaggcgcAGCGGAACTCAGTCCCCGGATGAGAAGCGGCTGATCCTACCCTGCCTGCGGCCGCCTCCGCCCTAACACGCACCCCGCAGGCCTTCGGCAGGCCGCCCGCCCCCTCCACGCGGCGGAACCGCGGCCCGGCGGAACCGGCGGCCAGCCGCGGCCAGTTCCCCGCCTGCCGCCAGGCGGAGGCGCCTCCGGCCGGACACAGCAAGCCGGGACGGGACGGACCCGAGGCGAGCGGCGGCAGCGGAACCGGTACTCACCTCGGCCGCAGCAGGGAGGACTctgcccggccccgccccgccgctgcGCGCAgccgcccccgccccgagcCCGCCCCCGCGGCCAGCGCTCGCCTGCCCCTCGCCGCCGCAGCGCCTCGGTGTTCGCACGCTGCCTCAGCATGCAGCTTCGCCGTGCTCCGCAGCCCGCCGGCACAGGTCAGCCTGCTACAAGCTGCTGCCGCTTGTCCTTAGGTAGCCCTCACAGCCTGCGGGGTGCTAAGccaagcctcttctccaggtccgCCACAAAACGTCTAACCCACAGCCCTGTGTCCCGGGgctcatcacagtatcacagtaccatcagggttggaagagacctcacagatcatcaagtccaaccctttaccacagagctcaaggctagaccatggcaccaagtgccacgtccaaccttgccttgaacagtcccagggacggcgactccaccacctccccgggcagcccattccataaTACAAAGAAACGCCCATGGCTCAAGGACAGTTCCCCCGGTTTTAAGGAGAAAGTTCCGTACATCGAAATAATTGTTAAAAGCTCACTTCAGGCGTcagtctgcagctgctggcaatcACAGTCCGGTTCCCCACTGGAAGGTTCATGAGAGCTCTGGCAGAGCGGCTCAAGTCAAggtcagagaaccacagaattaaacaggttggaagagacctccaggatcacccagtccaacctagcacccagccctagccagtcaactagaccacggctcACGTAAGAGAGCAAGTCACAGGGAAGGACTTCACTGGGGCTCTCCTGATACTGGTGCGGGCTTCTGCTCCTAGCGGGAGGATGTTTTGCGTGCTACCCACCCAGTCCAAACCCTCGAGAGGCTGCTCTCTGCATTCATCTGCCTGCGCGCTGGGCGCGTACAACCCGCGGGCCGCGCTCCCTTGCAACGCACGCTGCAGAACTCCTGACTCTTGCGTTCTCCTTTCCGCTCCGCCTGCCCGCACCCGCGCTTTGGCCCCACGGCCCCAGCCACTGCCGACCCTGCCGGTGGCCACACACCCGTGGAAGAGCGGCGGGGACTGATAGCGCAGAACCGCAAGGTGGGTGGGGGTCTGCGCGCCGGGCATGGCCGGGGACGTGGATCGGTCCCcgcctttccctccagccctggcTACTCGTCCCGCGGGACTGCTCCGCACAGAGAGGCATCGAGTGCTGGCGGGCTCCGCCGTCAGACTGCAGCGCCCGCGTATTGTTGCGCTGCGGAGTTTGGCTCGGCCACAGCATCCCGCACATGGCGGAGCTGTGCGCAGACTTGTCGACGCGGCCCACTCCATCTGCCCTCCGGGCCGCACCGGCCTCCCACCCAGACTCATCCTTCGGGGCGCGGCTGGACTGGGTCAGACCACCAGGCCACTGCGGGGATTCCGCGCACAACTCTCCGGGAATCCCCGCTGGAGGGCGGCGGGCGCTGCCCGGCAGAGGCAGGGGTCGCGCCGGGGGAGCCGGAaagccctggctgcaggggtTTCCCCGCCACCCCCGGGCTGACGCAGCCAGCCCCTCCGGGGGCGGCACCTAACGGCCGGCGCCCGCCGCCCCCCGCACACTTCGGCAGGCCGCGGCGACGCGCACCGACCCCATGGGACCGGCAGCAGCGCGGACGGGACGGGCATTCTTGCCGGCAGCGCTGCTGGCACTGGCGCTCAGCCCGGGGCCCGCAGTCGCTCTGCCGGGTAGCGCCGAATGCCCAGCGGGTGAGGAACGGGCCGGGACAGGCCGATGCGAGGGGCACCGGGCGCAGTCCCGCGGCAGCCACCCTCTGTCTCGACCCACAGGTACCTTCTCGGTGAGTGCGGGCTGCCGTCAGTGCCCGCCGGACACCTTCTCCAGCGCGGCGGGACTCCGCGCCTGCACACTCTGCCGCAAATGCGAAGGTATCGGACGGCGACGGGGCAGGGGGCTCCTCACCGACCCCTGGTGACCTCCGTGGCGTTAGACTGCCGGGTCGCTGCGAGTGGAAACGGCACTGGCAGAGCCAGGCGCTGCGCTTGTGGGGCTTCCCGATGAAGCTTCATTGTGTAGAAGCAAAGGTCCCGAACCTTTGCTGCGTCGCGCCGAGAGAGCCTAAGACTTGTTTCCACCTTTCCAGGACCATTCAGTTACTCAAAAAATTGTTCCTCAAAAAGCGATGCTGAATGCACCTGCAAGAACGGCTACCGCTGCAGCGGCGACGGCTGCTCTCGCTGCCACCGGAGCTGCGGCGTGGGCCAGGAGGACACCGGGAGCGGTAAGGTCGCCTTTCCCCGCCAGCTTAAACCTCCCGCTCTCACCGCTGCGGGTGCACCGCTGCCTCCTGCCTAGCGCCGAAACAACCAGAGTAACAaccctgccaggcagcagctgccaccgCTGCTAAATGGCATGCTTGGTGCAAGGAGAGAGCACAGGAGACAGCAAATCCACGGCACTCTGAGCCCCGCTGCAGCCAAAGTCATCCTGCAGTTGGTTCCCTTTGCACGACAGTTCTTTTGTTGCCAGCACGTGGGAAATTCATCTGGAGGTAGCCGTGATTTGTGGCACCCTGTGCCAAATAAACCGTCTCTATAGCAGAGTACTGCACTGCTCCATAGTTCATGTGGAAAGACTTGCCTTGCACATGAGCAGCTTATGAAATAGTAACTCTGTGAATGAGAACCACAGTCAGTGTCCAAGCAGGCAAAAATAAGGTTTCACATCTTTTAAGTGCTCATCTTGCACAAATGTACTTGTCCTCATCTGTTAAGGCTGCCAGATTTGCCGCCACGGAACTTTCAATGATCAGCCCAACAGCTTCTGCAAAAACTGGACCAAGTAAGTGAACTAAAAGTAAAATCAGTTCTACAGCTACTACGCTTGACTCGATTCGCCAccgctcccctccccccctcctcgtTTTGCTCCAAATGTCTTTCAGGTGCTCTGCAAACCAAGTCCTGGAACCGGGAACAGCAGCAAAAGATGTCATCTGCAAGCATGTTTCAGGTAGTTCCACTTTAgtcactgctctccctgcaacATCTCCTGCAAttccattttcttctttcactgTGCCAGGTGAGTCATTGCTTATAGAGCTAAATAATTCTCATCTATTTGGAAGCATACTATAGCTCATTCACTTTCCACTTAAAGCAAGAGTCCTTCTTTACATTTCCAGTTGCAGACATCCAGAAGCAGAGTTGGAGACAGTTTGTCAGCTAAGGCAAGGGCACAGAATTTTGTTCTGTGAGACTTACAAGAGGATGTTGTTTTCTTCCTAGGGAAGGACCTCCAGATGGACATCATTAGAATTTCTCTTGCTGTAGCTGGGCTGTTGTGCATAGTGTTTCTGCTACCTTCATGCATATGCTTCACTATCTGGCAGAAAAAGAAACTACAtacagtcttcaagaaaagtaaGATCCActcttcagtttttctttctgaagctAGACAAATCAGGAATCTGGGGTTTTAAGTGTCTTGCAAAGATAGCTGAAGatagcttcatttttttttgagCTTGTAAGTCATAAACAGAAAAGTGGTTTGGAATTTTTATTGAAGAAGGCACTTAATTACCTGCGGAAGTGCTACCAGCAGTGGAGGTTAACTACATCCATAGAATTGAAGTATTCTTGGGAGGTAAAAAAGTTCAGCTGAGCCTTGCTGGTCCAGTTAATAAAACCGAATGGACTCTTACTTCCAAATACTGTCCTTGAAATGCATGGCAACAGCACTTGCCAGTTCTGCTCAGAAACAGAATTCATGGCCTGGAGTGAACATCTTTGAACTTTGGCTGCAATAGAAGAGGGTCTCTCAGGTCAGGAGGTACTGCTACAGAGATGTAgatgttgtttagcctggagaagagaaggctcagggcagagctcattgctgtctgcaactacctgaagggagactgtagccaggtggggttgggctctgctgccaggcaaccagcaagagaacaagaggacacagtctcaagctgagccagggcaggttcaggctagatgttaggaggaagttgttggcagagagagtgattggcattggaatgggctgcccagggaggtggtggagtctgtgtgcctggaggtgttgaagccaagcctggctggggcactgagtgccatggtctggttgattgggcagggctgggtgctaggttggactggatgagcttggaggtctttaccaaccttgctgattctatgattctagtcagTCTGAATGCAGCACTGGCCTCTGAGAGCTAGGGAAGCTAAAGAGCACAGCACAAAAATGAGACAGAATTGCATCTTACATAGTTTTTTAGTTTGGATTTTTCTTCtgtaaactggcagaggggagattcaaactagatgttaggaaagggttctttgcagtgagggtggtgagacactggcataggttgcccagggaggttgcagagcacagaagcacccaatgtgatcacagatcacattgggtgcttctgtgctccgcaacctccctggaggtgttcaaagccaggctggatgagttcttgaacaacctgttctagtgggatctttgatcacattctgtgctccacaacctccttggaagtgctcagcaccaggttggatgagtccttgagcaacctgttctagtgagaggtgtccctgcctatggcaggggcttggaactggatgatctttgaggtcccttccaacctaaaccattctatgatatgtgcATGCTGTAGAGGAATAAGTTCAGATTATTGAATCATTTGGAAGATCTTGCTGACTTCCTGCATTTGTGACTGAGGAAGGATGAAATAAGATAGCTGAATACAACAGGAAGTGAACCTCTGTTATTTTTCTTTAGTGTATGCCACACCTGAACAATCAATCCAGGAAGAggatgcctgcagctgccacttCCCTCAGGAAGAACAAGGTGAATATCAGGACCACAGCAAATGCACAGAATTCAGAGATCTTTTGGTGAACTAGGAGCTGGACTGCCCAGGTCAACCACATTCGAATTCCCTTTTGGAGCACAAGAAGAATCTGTTCACATAAATAGAGAGGGTACCAGAATCTGGATTTCAGAGTGCTGAACAGTCTACCTGCTAAGGAAAAAAAGTGCATTTTTCCACCTCTTAAAAGTAGTTAAGTAATAAATGGATCTAGCTTGCTGACTTTCTTCCTCTTGAACTAGGAATCACACACCTAAGAAGTGGTATCTGATTGGCATATATTAAGTACTGCACTTAAAAGCAGTAATACGAGGACAGAAATGGCTTTTTAGTCCCTCCTAAGTGGTGCCTGAGCCACAGTTTAGGTGAAGTCTGACAGCATTTGAAGTTAAAAGAAGCTCTGCAGCACGTGGTAGAGCCACATGTGACAGTGTTGCCAGCCATCCTCTTGAGTCTAGAGCTACAGCTCCTAAAGTTTCACTCAAAGCTTACAGTCTTGGGCTTTCTGTACAGGTAAACCTCACGTCAGAGCCCATCAGCCCTTGAAGCATACCTGGCCTGACCACTGCACACCAGCTCCTGTACAGGAGAGAGCTTGCATCTGCTGCTCTATTACTTTGAGCAGTGTAAGAGAAGGCAGTGGAAACACAGAGAAAAGCTGTGGTTGACTTGCTCTCACTGTGCAGCTGGACTGCACCACCTTTAAGCCCCACCTCATTCATCTTTGATCTCTGAGGTGATGTAAGTGTTATGTACACTGCAGATGTGCTATACGTAGATGTGATACGTTTCTGGTACTATTTTGGTGACTTTGAGGTTGGAAAGATTTTACCATCAGATATCTGTCTCTTTGATCAATTACAGTTCCTCTGgtcttaaaaaaagaaaatgcatgTTTGAGTCACAGCCTTCACAAAATCATTTTTAACCTTTTGCAACCCCAAATATTCTATTTCTTCAGTAAAGGTTAttcaaaggggggggggggggggaatggaatGAAAGCCATCAATATGTCAGGTAAAGGATAATTTTCAGCTTAAGAGGATGCTGCTGTTGTGTTTGACAAATGACAGCCCAGCTCTCCATTcagcagaagagagcagagcagataatTTCACCAAGCCACAGTTAGACATATAGAACCTTGTGTACAGGTGAATAAAAACAGTAAGAAAATAAATGTCAGACCAAAGCCTGAACTGGGAAGTGTATTCGAATAAATCTTTCTTTTTGACCCTAGCCTGAGTCTCCTCTGTTTAGTGCTTCCAACCCTGCAAACTGTTACTTCAAGGTCACAAACTTGAAGACAGGAAgtggtgaccttattgtggccttgcagtatctgaagggggcctacaaaaaagctggggagggacttttgaggctatcagagagtgacaggactggggggaatggagcaaagctggaggtgaggagagtcagcCTGCACGTGAGGGgcaagttgttgagcatgagagtggtgagaggctggaatgggttgcccagggaggtggttgaagccccatggctggaggtgtttaaggccaggctggctgaggctgtggccagcctgatctagagtagggtgtccttgcccatggcaggggggttggaactggctgatctttgtgatcctttccaaccctgactgattctatgacagtctGCAAAGCCCTTCATCCAGCAAGGGTGAAGGGGATGAAAACTGCACAGTTTGACTGCCCATAAGTCAGAAGTGGAGCTGTGGAAAAGAAGTATTGTTTGGTGATGATAGGCAGTCAGTAGCTTGTGTGCACTCTGGCTTGCCAGGGAGCTGGTACTGACCATGCAGGTCCTTTAACATGGGAAGAAACTTACCAGTTCATGTAGAAACGGCAAATCACTCCTAACAGTCTGAGCTCTCTGTGTTGTCTGCTCTCCATGGATGACCTCTCTCACAACAGACTTTTTAATTTATGATGTAGCAAGCAAAAAGGGTCTGGGAATGCCATGACAACTCTCGAGCAGCCCAGGGGGCCAAGGATGAGGTAACAGCCCAGGTGCAAGCCTCTTGCATTTCCATTTGCTTTTCTTGGAAGTCAGAAGTGTTCTCTTACCCAGActgtgcagaggctgaggtGATGTCAGACAGTTCTGCAGGCATGGAAAAGGGAAACAAATCCTCTTCAAAGATAAGTTTGAAGCAGGGGAGCCTGCTGCTTTTTTATTGCTTCCAGAACCAGCACCATAACCTGGCATCCTTACTGGCATTAGTAATCAAAGCTGTCTGTCACACGCCTTGGCTTCAGAATCTCCTGCCAGAGTTGTGTGGCTAAGCAAAAAAGTCCACAGCAAAAGGTTATATGCTGCTTACCTCCCTCTCTGTTCTACAGATGTGCTGGTCTGTTTCTGTGCCTGATACTTACAGATAATATAAACTCCAAAACtcttagagaatcacagaattagccaggttggaagagatctccaagctcagcctgtccaacctagcacccagccctatccaatcaactaaaggcactaaaggcctcatccagtcttctacAAACCTTTTTTGTTATCCCTCctttgaggtactggaaggtgtacagagaagggtgacaaaactggtgaggagcctggagcacagccctgtcaggagaggctgaaggagctgggggtgtgcagtctgcagaaaaggaggctcagggcagacctcgttgttgtctacagctacctgaaaagaggctgtagccaggtggggttggtctcttctgccaggcagttagcaacagaagaaggggacacagcctcaagctgtgcctggtcaggtctaggctggatgttaggaggaagttgttggcagagagagtgattggcattggaatgggctgcccagggaggtggtggagttgccatccctgaaagtgttgaagccaagcctggatggggcacttagtgccatggtctgattgactggccagggctgggtgctaggttgggctggctgagcttggaggtctcttccagcctggttgattcaatgattctatgaacagatgGCTGAGCACCGTTTTGTTCTTGGAACTGGCATGAGAAAGGCTGTTGGATACTACCATTTCCCTCACTGTAAA
This is a stretch of genomic DNA from Pogoniulus pusillus isolate bPogPus1 chromosome 36, bPogPus1.pri, whole genome shotgun sequence. It encodes these proteins:
- the TNFRSF9 gene encoding tumor necrosis factor receptor superfamily member 9; the encoded protein is MGPAAARTGRAFLPAALLALALSPGPAVALPGSAECPAGTFSVSAGCRQCPPDTFSSAAGLRACTLCRKCEGPFSYSKNCSSKSDAECTCKNGYRCSGDGCSRCHRSCGVGQEDTGSGCQICRHGTFNDQPNSFCKNWTKCSANQVLEPGTAAKDVICKHVSGSSTLVTALPATSPAIPFSSFTVPGKDLQMDIIRISLAVAGLLCIVFLLPSCICFTIWQKKKLHTVFKKMYATPEQSIQEEDACSCHFPQEEQGEYQDHSKCTEFRDLLVN